The following proteins are co-located in the Solenopsis invicta isolate M01_SB chromosome 7, UNIL_Sinv_3.0, whole genome shotgun sequence genome:
- the LOC105193515 gene encoding ELAV-like protein 3 isoform X12 — MMANGMDTVVQQNGGSTLGQTSQEESKTNLIVNYLPQSMTQDEIRSLFSSIGEVESCKLIRDKLSGQSLGYGFVNYHRPEDAEKAINTLNGLRLQNKTIKVSYARPSSEAIKGANLYVSGLPKNMAQQDLENLFSPYGRIITSRILCDNITVRQFVTGGGDNLPGLSKGVGFIRFDQRVEAERAIQELNGTIPKGSSEPITVKFANNPSNNNKAIPPLAAYLAPQATRRFGGPIHHPTGRFRYIPLSPLSRVEG; from the exons ATGATGGCGAACGGAATGGACACAGTCGTACAACAAAACGGAGGATCGACCCTCGGACAGACCTCGCAGGAAGAGTCGAAAACGAACCTCATAGTAAACTACTTGCCGCAGAGCATGACACAGGATGAGATTCGTTCTCTGTTCTCCAGTATAGGCGAGGTCGAGAGCTGCAAGCTAATCCGTGATAAGCTCAGCG GTCAGAGTTTGGGTTACGGTTTCGTCAACTATCACCGGCCTGAAGATGCCGAAAAGGCTATAAACACGCTCAATGGTCTTCGTTTACAGAACAAAACCATTAAG GTGTCGTACGCGAGACCGAGCAGCGAGGCGATCAAAGGCGCGAATCTGTACGTCAGCGGCTTGCCGAAAAATATGGCGCAGCAAGATCTGGAGAATCTCTTCAGTCCTTACGGCAGAATTATCACGTCGCGGATACTGTGCGACAACATCACCG TACGACAGTTTGTGACCGGCGGCGGAGACAATTTGCCCG GCCTGTCGAAGGGCGTCGGCTTCATAAGGTTCGACCAGCGCGTCGAGGCCGAGCGGGCGATCCAAGAGCTGAACGGCACCATCCCGAAGGGCTCGTCGGAGCCGATCACCGTCAAATTCGCCAACAATCCCAGCAACAACAACAAGGCGATACCGCCGTTGGCCGCTTATCTCGCCCCACAAGCCACGCGGCGCTTCGGCGGGCCAATCCACCATCCGACCGGCCGCTTCAGGTACATTCCACTGTCGCCACTATCCAG
- the LOC105193515 gene encoding ELAV-like protein 3 isoform X13, giving the protein MMANGMDTVVQQNGGSTLGQTSQEESKTNLIVNYLPQSMTQDEIRSLFSSIGEVESCKLIRDKLSGQSLGYGFVNYHRPEDAEKAINTLNGLRLQNKTIKVSYARPSSEAIKGANLYVSGLPKNMAQQDLENLFSPYGRIITSRILCDNITVRQFVTGGGDNLPGLSKGVGFIRFDQRVEAERAIQELNGTIPKGSSEPITVKFANNPSNNNKAIPPLAAYLAPQATRRFGGPIHHPTGRFRVEG; this is encoded by the exons ATGATGGCGAACGGAATGGACACAGTCGTACAACAAAACGGAGGATCGACCCTCGGACAGACCTCGCAGGAAGAGTCGAAAACGAACCTCATAGTAAACTACTTGCCGCAGAGCATGACACAGGATGAGATTCGTTCTCTGTTCTCCAGTATAGGCGAGGTCGAGAGCTGCAAGCTAATCCGTGATAAGCTCAGCG GTCAGAGTTTGGGTTACGGTTTCGTCAACTATCACCGGCCTGAAGATGCCGAAAAGGCTATAAACACGCTCAATGGTCTTCGTTTACAGAACAAAACCATTAAG GTGTCGTACGCGAGACCGAGCAGCGAGGCGATCAAAGGCGCGAATCTGTACGTCAGCGGCTTGCCGAAAAATATGGCGCAGCAAGATCTGGAGAATCTCTTCAGTCCTTACGGCAGAATTATCACGTCGCGGATACTGTGCGACAACATCACCG TACGACAGTTTGTGACCGGCGGCGGAGACAATTTGCCCG GCCTGTCGAAGGGCGTCGGCTTCATAAGGTTCGACCAGCGCGTCGAGGCCGAGCGGGCGATCCAAGAGCTGAACGGCACCATCCCGAAGGGCTCGTCGGAGCCGATCACCGTCAAATTCGCCAACAATCCCAGCAACAACAACAAGGCGATACCGCCGTTGGCCGCTTATCTCGCCCCACAAGCCACGCGGCGCTTCGGCGGGCCAATCCACCATCCGACCGGCCGCTTCAG